Genomic window (Kangiella profundi):
AGTCCAGGAACTGGCTGAACACAAACTGACAAGCGTGCGTGCAAAAACCACCGAAGCGTCGTTTGGGCCAGGTATTGGATGGTCTGCAGCAAGCGTCTACAGATTGCTCTCCCGTTAAAGTAAAACTACCGTTTATTGCAAGATGTTCCATTAGTGAATCCTCAACCGGCACAACAGGGCAGTTCTTCCACATCCTTGTCAAAGGTTTGCGCACACAGTTTCAAACCTTCTATCATGGTTAAGTTTGGTTACTATCATGTATCTGATAAATACATCGCATTGTTTAGCCACTTTATTCCATGTGGTGTACACGAAGCCATTTATATTCTGGATGGACTTCTTAAAAACGAATCACAAATTCAGCCAGATACTTTACATGGGGATACGCAAGCACAAAGCACACCGGTGTTTGGATTAGCCTATCTGCTTGGTATTAATTTGAGGTAGCAACGGGATTCTAAATTTTTTTCACAAAAAGTAGTTTAAGTATTTGATTAATAATGTTGATACAATTAAAACGCGGTCATAGTAGTAGAGATTAGTATTGCGTGCGATTTGAATCATCTTGGAGCAAACATTATCACTGCGATGCCTGCATGGCATAATCGCCACGCCAGCCACATCCCCCAGTGTGGCTGAATACCATCCATTCCCTATAGCCACACCAACACAACTGTTACGTATACTCGGCCGTAAGCGGCGTATACTTCCGGTAGTCATCGAACAAGCCGTAGCCGCCTGGGGTGCACGCTCACCCCGGCATCAAGGGCCAGCCGGGACACTGTGTAGGCGCTCATTGAACACCTCCTTTTCCTCATCCGGCGCAGCACGAAAGCTGCTTCACGTCCTTGCTGAAGGTCTGCGCCGCGAGCTTCAGCCCTTCGACCATGGTCAGGTAGGGGAACAATTGGTCGGCCAGTTCCTGCACGGTCATACGGTTGCGAATGGCGAGCACCACCGTCTGGATCAGTTCACCCGCTTCCGGGGCCACCGCTTGCACGCCGATGAGCCGTCCGCTACCTTCCTCGATGACCAGCTTGATGAAGCCGCGTGTGTCGAAGTTGGCAAGCGCACGCGGCACGTTGTCCAAGGTCAAGGTGCGACTGTCGGTCTCGATCCCGTCGTGATGTGCTTCCGCCTCGCTGTAGCCCACGGTGGCGACCTGCGGGTCGGTGAACACCACGGCCGGCATTGCGGTCAGGTCCAGGGCCGCATCGCCGCCAGTCATGTTGATCGCAGCACGGGTGCCGGCCGCTGCCGCCACATAGACGAACTGAGGCTGGTCGGTGCAGTCGCCAGCCGCATAAATGTGTGGCGTACTGGTGCGCATGCCCTTGTCGATGACGATGGCCCCCTGCGCATTGGCAGCGACTCCCGCCGCTTCCAATGCCAGGCTGCGCGTGTTCGGTGCCCTGCCAGTGGCGACCAGCAGCTGGTCGGCGCGTATTTCACCGTACCCGGTGGTCAGCACGAATTCGCCGTCCACATGCGCGACCTGGCTGGCTTGCGTGTGTTCCAATACCTTGATCCCTTCGGCACGGAACGCGGCTGTAACGGCCTCGCCGATGGCCGGGTCTTCGCGGAAGAACAGCGTGCTGCGTGCCAGGATCGTCACTTTGCTGCCCAGCCGGGCAAAGGCTTGCGCCAGTTCCAGCGCCACCACAGACGAGCCGATCACGGCCAGGCGCTCGGGAATGGTGTCGCTGACCAGGGCCTCGGTGGAAGTCCAGTAGGGTGACTCTTTCAGGCCCGGAATCGGCGGCACGGCCGGGCTGGCACCCGTGGCGACCAGGCAGCGGTCGAACGCCACCACACGCTCGCCGCCATCGTTTAAACGGACGGCAAGGCTCTGGTCGTCCTTGAAACGCGCTTCACCATGCAGCACGGTGATGGCCGGGTTGCTGTCCAGGATGCCTTCGTACTTGGCGTGGCGCAGCTCATCGACGCGCGCCTGCTGCTGGGCCAGTAGTTTGCTGCGATCAATCGCAGGCACAGTCGCCGCGATGCCACTGTCGAATGGGCTTTCACGGCGCAAATGGGCGATATGGGCAGCGCGGATCATGATCTTGGACGGCACGCAGCCGACATTGACGCAAGTACCGCCGATGGTGCCGCGCTCGATCAGCGTGACGTTCGCACCTTGCTCGACGGCCTTCAGCGCCGCCGCCATCGCGGCTCCGCCGCTGCCAATAACGGCGACGTGCAGTCCGTCCCCATCACCACCAGCCTTGTCGCCACCGCCCAGCCATCCCAGCGCCTTGCCAAGCAGTCTGCCCCGCGCTGAAGTGGATGGGGCATCGGCAGGTGTGGCCTTGTAGCCGAGGCCGGCCACAGCGGCGGTCAGCGCCTCTGGCGAGGTGCCGGGATCGGTGGCGAGTTGCGCGGAGCCTTTCGGGTAGGACACGAGCGCCGACAGCACGCCCGGCACTTTCTCCAGGGCGTCCTTGACATGTGTCGCGCACGAGTCGCAGGTCATTCCGGTGATATTCAAATACATTGCATCGTTCCTTTTCGTTTCGGCAACTGCCAATGCAGTTAGCCGTGTTTGGGTGGTAGTTCGCAGCGGCGGTTGGCCGGTGAGAGCAGATCCCAGATCGACACCCCGATCATCAAGGCCAGACCGACATAGAGGAGGTTCGCCGTCCACCAATTGCCAAAAAACAAGAGCATGGCCGCCAGCACGATGGCTGGGCCGACCATCCCGAGCAGGCTGCGGTACCATTGCCGATGACTCAGCCAGCCCAGTGCATTCGCCAGCAAAGCCACGACTGCGAACAGCGGCAGCAGCTTGGAGATAAACAACCCTTCGTATTCCTGTAGAAAGCCAAGGCCGATGGCCGCGCCCAGGCTGGCGATAGCCGGGAAACAGGCAGCGCATCCCATCGCGGAAACAACGCTGCCAAGCGCGCCAGCCTTGTCGGCAATGCGTGTAATCAGTCCCATGATCGCCAGGTTCGGACTCAGTGGCTCATTGCTTAACGCTGGACGGGTAGCCCGCATCGCCAGTGGCCTTGATCAACTCATGCACACTGGTCTTGGTATCATCGAAGGTGACAACCGCTTCGCGTGGTTCGAAGGTAACGTCAACTTTATCAACGCCTTCAATCCTGGAAATCGCCATTTTGACGGTGATCGGGCAGGTGGGGCAGGTCATGCCGGGTACGGACAGCGTGACGGTCTGGGTCGCGGCCCACACGGGGGCAACAACGGCAGCGAGGGCGAGAGAGGCAAACAGTTTTTTCATGGCGAACTCCTGTGGGTTAATAGAAAAGTGGCACTACGTAGGGAAATCCGAGCGCGACCAGAACCAGCGCGGCCACGACCCAGAAAATGAGCTTGTAAGTCGCTCGCACTTGGGGAGTCGCACACACGTCCCCCGGTTTGCAGGCGGCTGCCGGACGGTAGATGCGCCGCCAGGCAAAGAACAGCGCGACCAGCGCTGCGCCGATGAAGATCGGGCGATAGGGTTCCAGCACCGTCAGGTTGCCGATCCATGCCCCGCTGAAGCCCAAGGCGATCAGGACCAGCGGCCCTAGACAGCAGGCTGACGCAAGAATGGCGGCTAGTCCGCCGGCGAAGAGTGCGCCGCGCCCGCTTTGTGGTTCAGACATACGCTTGTCCTTTCAAATTTGATTTGGATAGCTTAAGCTTACTTCCGTAGCCATGTACGGAGTCAAGCGAAATGCAAAACAATTTTGAGAATCTGACCATCGGCGTTTTTGCCAAGGCGGCCGGGGTCAACGTCGAGACCATCCGGTTCTATCAGCGCAAGGGCCTGCTGCCGAAACCGGACAAGCCCTATGGCAGCATTCGCCGCTATGGCGAGGCGGATGTGACGCGGGTGCGGTTCGTAAAATCAGCCCAGCGGCTGGGCTTTAGCCTGGATGAAATCGCCGAACTGCTCAGATTGGACGATGGCACCCACTGCGAGGAAGCCAGCCACTTGGCCGAGCACAAGCTTCAGGACGTGCGTGAGAAGATAGCCGACCTGGCGCGCATGGAGGCCGTGCTGTCTGAACTGGTTTGCGCCTGCCATGCGCGGAAGGGGAGCGTGTCCTGTCCGCTGATTGCGTCGCTGCAAGACGGAACGAAGCTCGCGGTCTAGGTGCGGGGTTGTCACGGGTTGAATTTTGCCTTCCGGGAGCTAAGTCGAGCCGTGCGAACTAACTTTCTTTTAAACTTTATTGGCGACATAGAGTTAAGACAGACGATTAACGCTGCGACCAACAAAAGCGAAGAATTTAACGGCTTTACGAAGTGGT
Coding sequences:
- the merP gene encoding mercury resistance system periplasmic binding protein MerP, which produces MKKLFASLALAAVVAPVWAATQTVTLSVPGMTCPTCPITVKMAISRIEGVDKVDVTFEPREAVVTFDDTKTSVHELIKATGDAGYPSSVKQ
- the merC gene encoding organomercurial transporter MerC; translation: MGLITRIADKAGALGSVVSAMGCAACFPAIASLGAAIGLGFLQEYEGLFISKLLPLFAVVALLANALGWLSHRQWYRSLLGMVGPAIVLAAMLLFFGNWWTANLLYVGLALMIGVSIWDLLSPANRRCELPPKHG
- the merR gene encoding Hg(II)-responsive transcriptional regulator; translation: MQNNFENLTIGVFAKAAGVNVETIRFYQRKGLLPKPDKPYGSIRRYGEADVTRVRFVKSAQRLGFSLDEIAELLRLDDGTHCEEASHLAEHKLQDVREKIADLARMEAVLSELVCACHARKGSVSCPLIASLQDGTKLAV
- the merT gene encoding mercuric ion transporter MerT, whose product is MSEPQSGRGALFAGGLAAILASACCLGPLVLIALGFSGAWIGNLTVLEPYRPIFIGAALVALFFAWRRIYRPAAACKPGDVCATPQVRATYKLIFWVVAALVLVALGFPYVVPLFY
- the merA gene encoding mercury(II) reductase, which codes for MYLNITGMTCDSCATHVKDALEKVPGVLSALVSYPKGSAQLATDPGTSPEALTAAVAGLGYKATPADAPSTSARGRLLGKALGWLGGGDKAGGDGDGLHVAVIGSGGAAMAAALKAVEQGANVTLIERGTIGGTCVNVGCVPSKIMIRAAHIAHLRRESPFDSGIAATVPAIDRSKLLAQQQARVDELRHAKYEGILDSNPAITVLHGEARFKDDQSLAVRLNDGGERVVAFDRCLVATGASPAVPPIPGLKESPYWTSTEALVSDTIPERLAVIGSSVVALELAQAFARLGSKVTILARSTLFFREDPAIGEAVTAAFRAEGIKVLEHTQASQVAHVDGEFVLTTGYGEIRADQLLVATGRAPNTRSLALEAAGVAANAQGAIVIDKGMRTSTPHIYAAGDCTDQPQFVYVAAAAGTRAAINMTGGDAALDLTAMPAVVFTDPQVATVGYSEAEAHHDGIETDSRTLTLDNVPRALANFDTRGFIKLVIEEGSGRLIGVQAVAPEAGELIQTVVLAIRNRMTVQELADQLFPYLTMVEGLKLAAQTFSKDVKQLSCCAG